Proteins from a single region of Hordeum vulgare subsp. vulgare chromosome 6H, MorexV3_pseudomolecules_assembly, whole genome shotgun sequence:
- the LOC123401073 gene encoding DNA mismatch repair protein PMS1 isoform X3: MGGASPAIKPIGKSAVHRICSGQVIFDLSSAVKELVENSLDAGATTVEVGLKAYGEEWFKVADNGSGISPSNFQALALKHHTSKISDFSDLNSVVTFGFRGEALSSLCALGKLTVETRTKDELVGTHLEFEHSGVVSSERKIARQVGTTVTIEKLFSTLPVRGKEFSRNIKKEYGKVISLLHAYALIAKGVRLLCTNTVGKNSKMVVVKTQGSSSLKDNIVTVFGLNTLKCLEPFNLALSEGCQVEGFLSKPGPGTGRNSGDRQFFYVNGRPVDMPKVTKLVNELYRSSNSRQYPLAVLNFCIPTTSYDVNVAPDKRKIFFSSEDTILLSLREAIESLYNPQQCSFSINHIEDPEKVNHTEDPVKEDDPTIDEPIKSTYLMDKENVSSPENDNCKEDTDSDDQDPPKDQKVFSSATRVATGAACRDMSPWTRSPDTEVDRPPWFSALRYEQPKRPRADCKSNPVRENHVRTGLAAQSSPSTIVQSSLMNFLSLNKRKHEDSCNLITEAQVLRRGTCSGQVRRTSLEANAPGISDAISLQEISLWDHSPQPFVPKRTEVPLQNSEPPNLVSRSTEPHLLKPCDLNSTEFDVDERNDRCLPNFDASDQCLKDTEAQNTPSNIPLLDGHDNDTSVCSTSVSYSVQFTIDELRRRRKHSFIVSHVNRAHCSEKTARCYKAATLDNYVPNDEEGKSNYLAAATNELDRFFSKDNFGEMKVVGQFNLGFIIGKLEQDLFIVDQHAADEKYNFESLSQSTTLNIQPLLQPLRLELSPEEEVIVSMHMNTIS; this comes from the exons ATGGGAGGAGCCTCGCCGGCGATAAAGCCTATCGGCAAATCAGCGGTGCACCGGATTTGCTCCGGCCAAGTCATCTTCGACCTCTCGTCCGCAGTGAAGGAGCTCGTGGAGAACAGCCTCGACGCCGGCGCCACCACCGTCGAGGTCGGCCTCAAGGCCTACGGTGAGGAGTGGTTCAAGGTCGCCGATAACGGCAGCGGCATCTCGCCCAGCAATTTCCAG GCGCTTGCTCTAAAGCATCACACGTCCAAGATATCGGATTTCTCCGATCTCAACTCCGTGGTCACCTTCGGGTTCCGGGGGGAGGCGTTGAGCTCCCTCTGTGCATTGGGGAAACTGACGGTCGAGACAAGGACTAAAGATGAGTTGGTCGGCACACATTTGGAGTTTGAGCATTCGGGTGTGGTCAGCAGTGAGAGGAAGATTGCACGGCAAGTCGGGACCACCGTAACCATCGAGAAACTCTTCTCCACCTTGCCGGTTCGGGGCAAGgagtttagcaggaatatcaagaAGGAGTACGGGAAAGTGATCTCCTTGCTACAT GCTTATGCCTTAATTGCCAAAGGGGTCAGATTACTTTGCACAAATACTGTTGGCAAGAATTCTAAAATGGTGGTGGTTAAAACTCAAGGAAGCAGTTCGCTGAAGGACAATATCGTTACGGTCTTTGGCTTGAACACTTTAAAATGCCTGGAGCCCTTCAACCTGGCCCTCTCTGAAGGCTGCCAGGTAGAAGGTTTTCTTTCCAAGCCTGGACCAGGCACCGGCCGCAATTCAGGAGATAGACAATTCTTCTATGTAAATGGCAGACCCGTCGACATGCCAAAGGTAACCAAACTTGTTAATGAACTGTACAGGAGTTCCAATTCCAGGCAATACCCTCTGGCTGTCCTAAATTTTTGCATCCCAACCACATCTTATGATGTCAATGTCGCACCTGATAAGAGGAAAATTTTCTTCTCATCCGAGGATACTATTTTGTTATCTTTACGGGAGGCTATTGAAAGCCTGTACAACCCTCAACAGTGCAGTTTTTCCATCAATCACATTGAAGATCCTGAAAAGGTCAATCACACTGAAGATCCTGTAAAGGAAGATGACCCTACGATTGATGAACCTATTAAAAGCACATATTTAATGGACAAGGAGAATGTTTCATCGCCTGAAAATGATAACTGCAAGGAAGACACTGATAGTGATGATCAGGACCCACCGAAGGATCAGAAAGTGTTTTCTTCTGCGACAAGGGTAGCCACTGGAGCTGCATGTAGAGACATGAGCCCCTGGACAAGAAGCCCAGACACTGAGGTTGATAGACCCCCTTGGTTTTCAGCCTTGCGATATGAGCAGCCAAAAAGACCCCGTGCTGATTGTAAAAGTAATCCAGTAAGAGAAAATCATGTTAGGACAGGACTTGCTGCTCAATCCTCCCCTTCAACTATTGTTCAGTCTTCTCTTATGAACTTCCTATCACTAAACAAGAGGAAGCATGAAGACAGTTGCAATCTTATTACTGAAGCTCAAGTGCTGAGAAGGGGTACATGCTCAGGGCAAGTGAGAAGAACAAGTTTAGAAGCAAATGCACCGGGTATTTCAGATGCCATCTCACTTCAGGAAATTAGTCTGTGGGATCATTCTCCACAACCTTTTGTACCTAAGAGGACAGAAGTTCCATTACAGAATTCTGAACCACCTAATCTTGTGTCTCGTAGTACTGAACCGCATCTCCTTAAGCCCTGTGACCTCAACAGTACAGAGTTTGATGTG GATGAACGGAATGATCGATGCCTTCCAAATTTTGATGCTTCCGACCAATGTTTGAAGGATACTGAAGCCCAAAATACACCGTCCAATATTcctttacttgatggtcatgataATGACACTTCAGTGTGCTCTACATCAGTATCTTATTCAGTGCAGTTTACAATTGATGAGcttaggagaagaagaaaacacaGTTTTATTGTATCACATGTAAACAGAGCCCATTGTTCTGAGAAAACTGCAAG GTGTTATAAAGCCGCAACCCTGGATAATTATGTACCAAATGACGAAGAGGGAAAATCTAATTATTTAGCTGCAGCCACCAATGAGTTGGACAGGTTTTTCAGCAAAGATAATTTTGGAGAAATGAAG GTTGTTGGGCAGTTTAATCTCGGTTTTATCATCGGAAAGCTAGAACAAGACCTATTTATTGTAGATCAG CATGCTGCTGATGAGAAGTACAACTTTGAGAGCCTGTCACAGTCAACAACGTTAAACATACAGCCTCTTCTTCA
- the LOC123401073 gene encoding DNA mismatch repair protein PMS1 isoform X4, whose product MGGASPAIKPIGKSAVHRICSGQVIFDLSSAVKELVENSLDAGATTVEVGLKAYGEEWFKVADNGSGISPSNFQALALKHHTSKISDFSDLNSVVTFGFRGEALSSLCALGKLTVETRTKDELVGTHLEFEHSGVVSSERKIARQVGTTVTIEKLFSTLPVRGKEFSRNIKKEYGKVISLLHAYALIAKGVRLLCTNTVGKNSKMVVVKTQGSSSLKDNIVTVFGLNTLKCLEPFNLALSEGCQVEGFLSKPGPGTGRNSGDRQFFYVNGRPVDMPKVTKLVNELYRSSNSRQYPLAVLNFCIPTTSYDVNVAPDKRKIFFSSEDTILLSLREAIESLYNPQQCSFSINHIEDPEKVNHTEDPVKEDDPTIDEPIKSTYLMDKENVSSPENDNCKEDTDSDDQDPPKDQKVFSSATRVATGAACRDMSPWTRSPDTEVDRPPWFSALRYEQPKRPRADCKSNPVRENHVRTGLAAQSSPSTIVQSSLMNFLSLNKRKHEDSCNLITEAQVLRRGTCSGQVRRTSLEANAPGISDAISLQEISLWDHSPQPFVPKRTEVPLQNSEPPNLVSRSTEPHLLKPCDLNSTEFDVDERNDRCLPNFDASDQCLKDTEAQNTPSNIPLLDGHDNDTSVCSTSVSYSVQFTIDELRRRRKHSFIVSHVNRAHCSEKTARCYKAATLDNYVPNDEEGKSNYLAAATNELDRFFSKDNFGEMKVVGQFNLGFIIGKLEQDLFIVDQHAADEKYNFESLSQSTTLNIQPLLQVVQGMTLQCPHLVYPYLL is encoded by the exons ATGGGAGGAGCCTCGCCGGCGATAAAGCCTATCGGCAAATCAGCGGTGCACCGGATTTGCTCCGGCCAAGTCATCTTCGACCTCTCGTCCGCAGTGAAGGAGCTCGTGGAGAACAGCCTCGACGCCGGCGCCACCACCGTCGAGGTCGGCCTCAAGGCCTACGGTGAGGAGTGGTTCAAGGTCGCCGATAACGGCAGCGGCATCTCGCCCAGCAATTTCCAG GCGCTTGCTCTAAAGCATCACACGTCCAAGATATCGGATTTCTCCGATCTCAACTCCGTGGTCACCTTCGGGTTCCGGGGGGAGGCGTTGAGCTCCCTCTGTGCATTGGGGAAACTGACGGTCGAGACAAGGACTAAAGATGAGTTGGTCGGCACACATTTGGAGTTTGAGCATTCGGGTGTGGTCAGCAGTGAGAGGAAGATTGCACGGCAAGTCGGGACCACCGTAACCATCGAGAAACTCTTCTCCACCTTGCCGGTTCGGGGCAAGgagtttagcaggaatatcaagaAGGAGTACGGGAAAGTGATCTCCTTGCTACAT GCTTATGCCTTAATTGCCAAAGGGGTCAGATTACTTTGCACAAATACTGTTGGCAAGAATTCTAAAATGGTGGTGGTTAAAACTCAAGGAAGCAGTTCGCTGAAGGACAATATCGTTACGGTCTTTGGCTTGAACACTTTAAAATGCCTGGAGCCCTTCAACCTGGCCCTCTCTGAAGGCTGCCAGGTAGAAGGTTTTCTTTCCAAGCCTGGACCAGGCACCGGCCGCAATTCAGGAGATAGACAATTCTTCTATGTAAATGGCAGACCCGTCGACATGCCAAAGGTAACCAAACTTGTTAATGAACTGTACAGGAGTTCCAATTCCAGGCAATACCCTCTGGCTGTCCTAAATTTTTGCATCCCAACCACATCTTATGATGTCAATGTCGCACCTGATAAGAGGAAAATTTTCTTCTCATCCGAGGATACTATTTTGTTATCTTTACGGGAGGCTATTGAAAGCCTGTACAACCCTCAACAGTGCAGTTTTTCCATCAATCACATTGAAGATCCTGAAAAGGTCAATCACACTGAAGATCCTGTAAAGGAAGATGACCCTACGATTGATGAACCTATTAAAAGCACATATTTAATGGACAAGGAGAATGTTTCATCGCCTGAAAATGATAACTGCAAGGAAGACACTGATAGTGATGATCAGGACCCACCGAAGGATCAGAAAGTGTTTTCTTCTGCGACAAGGGTAGCCACTGGAGCTGCATGTAGAGACATGAGCCCCTGGACAAGAAGCCCAGACACTGAGGTTGATAGACCCCCTTGGTTTTCAGCCTTGCGATATGAGCAGCCAAAAAGACCCCGTGCTGATTGTAAAAGTAATCCAGTAAGAGAAAATCATGTTAGGACAGGACTTGCTGCTCAATCCTCCCCTTCAACTATTGTTCAGTCTTCTCTTATGAACTTCCTATCACTAAACAAGAGGAAGCATGAAGACAGTTGCAATCTTATTACTGAAGCTCAAGTGCTGAGAAGGGGTACATGCTCAGGGCAAGTGAGAAGAACAAGTTTAGAAGCAAATGCACCGGGTATTTCAGATGCCATCTCACTTCAGGAAATTAGTCTGTGGGATCATTCTCCACAACCTTTTGTACCTAAGAGGACAGAAGTTCCATTACAGAATTCTGAACCACCTAATCTTGTGTCTCGTAGTACTGAACCGCATCTCCTTAAGCCCTGTGACCTCAACAGTACAGAGTTTGATGTG GATGAACGGAATGATCGATGCCTTCCAAATTTTGATGCTTCCGACCAATGTTTGAAGGATACTGAAGCCCAAAATACACCGTCCAATATTcctttacttgatggtcatgataATGACACTTCAGTGTGCTCTACATCAGTATCTTATTCAGTGCAGTTTACAATTGATGAGcttaggagaagaagaaaacacaGTTTTATTGTATCACATGTAAACAGAGCCCATTGTTCTGAGAAAACTGCAAG GTGTTATAAAGCCGCAACCCTGGATAATTATGTACCAAATGACGAAGAGGGAAAATCTAATTATTTAGCTGCAGCCACCAATGAGTTGGACAGGTTTTTCAGCAAAGATAATTTTGGAGAAATGAAG GTTGTTGGGCAGTTTAATCTCGGTTTTATCATCGGAAAGCTAGAACAAGACCTATTTATTGTAGATCAG CATGCTGCTGATGAGAAGTACAACTTTGAGAGCCTGTCACAGTCAACAACGTTAAACATACAGCCTCTTCTTCA